A segment of the Acidobacteriota bacterium genome:
TTGAAAAAATCCTATTACCTGGAATGACTCGTCAATGGCAAGAATTATCGAATCAAGATCCCCTTCGCAGAATATTCCTCCCATTCCATCCTGATTTTCAATCAGATAAACTCCTTCCTCTGGAGGAGCATCTATTTCTTCCATTCCCAGGATCTTTCTTATCGTTCTATAATCTATGGATTCGGGAGAATTAATTTTTTTTATTTTAAGACAATTAAGGAGTTGAAAAGATGCATCTTCTGGTATAAATTTTTCTTCAAAATAAAATTTTTCTGTAAGAATTTTTTGAGGAGCTCTTATTGAAATGTTTTCATAATTTTGATGCAGATTTTTTGTGTCTTTTAAAGTAGAAAATGGAAGAAAGGAAAGAGGAATTTTTCCATCGAAAAGAATGAAAAAGCCTTTTGTCTCCCATTGAGCATTAAAGGAGAGATTCTTCCAGGATGATTTCGAGATCGATTTAAATTCGATTGTATATTGATTGAAAATCTCATTCCTTTCTTTATTTTTTGTTTTTAACTCTTGTGAACAATCCCACCTTCCCTCTCTCCATGCCTGGGAATTATGGTTTGGAAACTTTTCTCCTAAAATGCCCTCCAACAATATTACAGGATCATCGATCTCCGCTTGGTCATTTAGTTCATGGAGATTGATCTTTTCCAGATTTTGTATAAATTTATCCAGTGTATACTTCATTCCTGCTTCAGAAAGGAAATTTAAGATTGTTGAAGATTTTTTGAGAGAGGTGGCTTTAAACAATAAAAAAGAAGAGAATAGAGAGATTAAAATAATTGATGAAAAAAATAGAATGAATAATAAAATTAATATGTTTATCGATCCTCTTTCTCTCATTAATATCTTTCCTTTGAAAGAAAAAGATTTTTTGCGAAGTAAGTAAATTTTAATGATTCTGAAGGATTGATAGTTATTTTTACACTTAACAATTTAAAATCTTCATTGAACTCAAAAATAGCCTCTTCAATGTTTTCTATAAGTGGTTGGAAATATCCACCATTTTCCGAATATTTCAAAACTTTCTGATCTTGATAAAATTTGTAATCTATCGTTTCAATGAGAAATATCTCCGCTGTGCTTTTTAAGTAAGTATTTTTCAAATTATCGTATAATATTAAAAAATTTTTTCCTTTTGATTTTATTTTATTTATTTCTCTATTGAGAAAATCATATATTAATATTTCTCTATTTTCTTTAAAAAATGATGAATCCTCCACGTAGATTATGTTCTGACCTGAGAGAATTTCTCTGGAAGGAAAAGTAGAATATTCAGCAAATTTTATTTTTAATGATTTTTTTTCTACGGAGAGAGAACCATCGGAATATCTTAAATTCATTCCAGCCTTTGATACATCAAGTTTTATTTTTTCGAGGGAGAGAAATAAAGAAGAATTTTTTTCTTCATTCTTTTTTATCAAACTTAGATTTTTTATGGAAAAATTAATGAAAGTTGAAAAAAGATAGAAAATGAAAATTGAGATTGAAAATGAGACTAAAAGCTCTAAGAGACTAAAACCTTTCTGTTTCATTTAGAATCCTATATTTTTTGAGATATATTTCATCAATAAAACTTTTCTTTCTTCTGATTTTTCTGGAAATGCCTCAACTTCTATCATTATTAGATTTTCATCCAATTGTTTGATTTTTATCCTATTGATGATGGGACATTTAAATGAAAATATACTTAATTTTTCGATTTCTTCTGATTTTTCAAGTATGGGAGAGCCTATCTGTATTTCTTCAATTTTATTTCTTGCGCATTCTAAAAGAAAAAGATTTTCTTTTGAATTTTTTTCGATTAATTTGTTATGAGCAATTGTTCTTAAAAAAACGAGAAAACAGATGATAAATAAAGAAAATACCATAAGAGTTTCAATTAAACTAAATCCTTTCTTATTTCCCATCATATTTTTTAAAAGCAAAGAAGATGCCATTTTGTAATTTGCTGATATATAAGTATTTATTAAATTAAGGTTAGAATTTTAAGTTAACTTTTGTTAACCTAGGGTCGTGTCACTTAGTCTCCTTTTGTTGCTCTTTTGTGACACGACACTTGATTATTATCTTATCCATCCCGGAAGTGCCCCAGCTTTTCTCGCCTTTTCCGGGAGTTCATCGAGTTCTTTTTTTGCTTTCGCTAAATCATCCTTTGCTTTTTCCAATTTTTCTGTTGTTTCCTGAATTCTGAATTGAACCTGTTCTCTCTGGTAAGGGTCGTCCAAAGCATAGAAATCCATCCAGAGGCTGTTCAACTTTGTTTGGAGTAAATCTGCATATTCTTGAGCTTTTCGATATTTTTCTTCAAGCTCTTTTTTCAGGTTTCTCCAGTAAGCTTCATCCTTTTTTTCCGATTGATTTTCTTGAGATTCTTTTGTTTCTTCTTTTATTCCATAAATTTCTAAATTCTGATAGATATTTTGAATTATATTGATTTCCCTTTTTGATTCTCTCTTTAAAATTTCATTCGTGATTATTCTGGCTTTTTCTTTGACTTTCTCCCTTCGCTCTTTTTCATTTTTTGCCACATCAACAATGCTTTGAGAAAAGAGGAGAGCTGGGGCTATAAAGCCAAAAAATATCCTTAAAGAAAAATTCTTAAATTTCATTCAAAAGAATTATCCAAAAAATATTTTATCCTATTTAATATTCAGGAGTTCATCGAGTTTTTTTCTGTCAAATCCTATTATTGGCTGGCTATTAACAACAATAACGGGAACCCCCGTCTGGTTCGTCATTCTTATCATCTCCATTGCTCCATTTCTATCCCGGCTCACATCAACTTCTGTGAAAGAAATGTTATTTTTCTTAAGATAATCCTTGGCCGCTGTACAAAAAGGGCATGTTGGAGTTGTGTATATCTTTACATTCTTTTCACCCATTTCTTCTCCTCTTATTATTTTACATTTTTATCTGGGATTTTCAAATAGATTATTGTTATTTCATGGCGATAATTTATAAAGGGCTAAGAAATCTGAAATTGCCTTTTCCTTTATTTCTTCTAAAAGATCTATTCTTTCTTTATTTTCATTCGTTGATTTTAGAAATAAGATTTCATGATTAAGATAATAAATAGCCTCCTGAAATGCTGAATGATAATTTTCTCCTCTTAAATGGTCTAAAAAAGTCGATGAAACATTTCGAAGTTCAGGTTTGACAGAAGGATTCAGAAGAGAATGTAAATATTCACTCTTTGGTATTTCGTAGGCTACAATTTTATGGGTAAATTCTGGAAATCCATCTGTTTCAAAACCCCACAAGATTCTTATCCTGTCAAAGAGGTTATTGTTTTTTATCCTTTCAAAAGCCTCAGTCCCTGGATATGGGATAAGGAACGGGCTATTCGGGAGAATGAAAAAAGTCTCTTTAAATCTCAGTTTCATTTTCAGGATGAAGTGAAATTCTTGAAGGAATTCCCCCCAATCCGATTCCATGTCTGAAAGTATCCAGTAATGATAATTAAGGATTTTTTTTCTATCGAGATGATTAAGAAGCCCTTCGATAATTTTTTGATTTCTTATGGATTTATTAAGTCTTTTTGCCCGACTTTCAATAAACACATCTGTTCCAATCCACAAAAGAGGATTTTCTTTAAAATATAATTTTTTATCTGAAAGAATTTCAATCAGTTTTTTATCTGGTTCATGTCTTCTTATTAATGAGCTGATTGAAGTCTGGATCCCCCAGAGAGAAAACCCTCTTTTTTTTATTTCTTCTATAACATTTAGGAAATGGTCTAAATTCAAAAGGATGTCATCATCGTTAATGTTAACTGTGAATGCCTGAGGGTTTACTATATTCATTTTTTTTAGTCTTTCTAAAAAATTGTCGATCCATCTTCCAACTTTTTCTGTAGTAATTGGCTTAAATTTTTTTCCATGGACATGGCTGCAGAAAATGCAGCTTCTCGGGCATCCTCTTGAAGTATTGAGCTCAAGCCCATAATTTAAAAGTTCCTCTGGGATTTCCTCCACAGATATATCAACATTTTTCAGGTTTGGTTTGTTTATTTCGGAGAATGAGGATGAGATTAAGAGGTTTTCATTCCTGTAGAGATAACCCTTTAAATTTAAAAGATTTGATGCATTCTCCTCAGGATAGTCTAAAAATGATAGAACCTCAGGAAATGCTTCCTCTGCTTCTCCTCTTATGATTAAATTTGCTTCTTGAAGATGGGAAGACACTGCTAAGGGAGAAAGAGTTGCCATAGGTCCTCCAACAGCGATTTTATTTTTAAATCTTCTCTTTAAATGGGAAATTGCTTTTGAGACAGGAAAAAAAAGGTCATCGTAAAGAGGAAAACCTATCCAGTCAAAATTATTGAGTGTATCCTCTTCGATTGAAAATCTGGGATAGGGTTCGTATAAAATCTCTGAAAGAGTGATTTTTACATTGTGCCCTTTTTTGTTCAGAGAATCTGCTAAAAAAAGAAGTCCAGGAGGAGCACTCATCGACCTCCATCTAAAATCAGTTTTTAGATAAGGAAAAATTAATAGGATGTTTTTGTTTGTCTTAATTGGACTGTTAGTTTTAAAAATATCATTTTCAATTTTTTCTGTTTTTATAGAAAGTTCATTAACAAATTGAGTTAATTTGTTTAGAGGTAATCTGGCACGCTCAAGAGGGATTTTTAATCTTATAAATTTTTGAGATGAAATTACTTCTGGAGAATCCTTTTCACATATAATGATATTCCCATGGACAGGAAGATTTTCTTTGAATATGTTGTTTAAAGCTAAAAGTATCCTTAATGGAATACAATGGTGAACTCTGATTTTTTCCCATTTTATAATCCATTTTCCATGGAATGCCATTAATTTTTAATGATGTATTCAATAATAGCATCTGTCATTTCTTCTGTTCCAACGAAATTCTCTGGGTTTATATCTTTTGTTACCTTTTTACCCTCTTTCAATACTGATAAAACAGCATTTTCAATTTTTTTTGATGCTTCAATTTCACCTAAATATTCCAGCATCATCGATGATGCCAAAATCATTGCACATGGGTTTGCGATATTTTTCCCGGCTATGTCAGGAGCACTTCCATGGGCTGTCTCAAAAATAGCAATTTCATATCCAATGTTAGCTCCAGGTGCAAAACCCAGGCCTCCGATCAGGCCAGCAGCTAAATCAGAGAGAATATCTCCGAAAAGATTTGTGGTAACTATGACATCAAATTGAT
Coding sequences within it:
- a CDS encoding prepilin-type N-terminal cleavage/methylation domain-containing protein; this encodes MKQKGFSLLELLVSFSISIFIFYLFSTFINFSIKNLSLIKKNEEKNSSLFLSLEKIKLDVSKAGMNLRYSDGSLSVEKKSLKIKFAEYSTFPSREILSGQNIIYVEDSSFFKENREILIYDFLNREINKIKSKGKNFLILYDNLKNTYLKSTAEIFLIETIDYKFYQDQKVLKYSENGGYFQPLIENIEEAIFEFNEDFKLLSVKITINPSESLKFTYFAKNLFLSKERY
- a CDS encoding type II secretion system protein, whose product is MASSLLLKNMMGNKKGFSLIETLMVFSLFIICFLVFLRTIAHNKLIEKNSKENLFLLECARNKIEEIQIGSPILEKSEEIEKLSIFSFKCPIINRIKIKQLDENLIMIEVEAFPEKSEERKVLLMKYISKNIGF
- a CDS encoding Uxx-star family glutaredoxin-like (seleno)protein, whose product is MGEKNVKIYTTPTCPFCTAAKDYLKKNNISFTEVDVSRDRNGAMEMIRMTNQTGVPVIVVNSQPIIGFDRKKLDELLNIK